The Deltaproteobacteria bacterium genome includes a window with the following:
- a CDS encoding cytidylate kinase-like family protein: protein MKHKSRSKEQIIEEHVRRWQLMRVEKPAEKSHPVITVSREPGSGGSVIAKNIADKLGFDLFRQEVLHTILPRMKPRGASSERNRTAGPLSGSISMPR, encoded by the coding sequence ATGAAACATAAAAGCCGTTCCAAAGAACAGATTATCGAGGAGCACGTGCGGCGGTGGCAGCTCATGCGGGTTGAAAAACCCGCCGAAAAGAGCCATCCCGTCATAACCGTCTCGAGAGAACCCGGTAGCGGTGGAAGCGTCATCGCTAAAAACATTGCCGATAAGCTCGGCTTCGATCTATTCCGGCAGGAAGTCTTGCACACCATACTTCCGCGAATGAAGCCAAGAGGCGCGTCATCCGAACGGAATCGGACCGCAGGGCCTTTATCAGGAAGTATTTCAATGCCGAGATAG
- a CDS encoding cytidylate kinase-like family protein, translated as MRTESDRRAFIRKYFNAEIADPVNYDIVINTGNLNMDEAAGVIAAAIHR; from the coding sequence ATCCGAACGGAATCGGACCGCAGGGCCTTTATCAGGAAGTATTTCAATGCCGAGATAGCGGACCCCGTAAACTACGACATCGTCATCAACACGGGTAATCTGAATATGGACGAGGCGGCCGGCGTCATTGCGGCGGCCATACATAGATAG